From a single Methanofollis sp. W23 genomic region:
- a CDS encoding S8 family peptidase — protein sequence MRTSGIFPALLVLISLLSLVTLVQATGFSDDVVPDASLYQPDTVIVRFVVQAEDGPALCSVSENAHSALGADVADDLSDLVPGMQVVELPEDVSVEEAVDYYNRLSNVEYAEPNYYVHALKEPDDPYFEKLWGMKNTGQVLQDGQSFDGMLIYYNGQAGTPGADMKVPEAWNITTGSSNVTIAVIDSGVMYTHTDLAANIWKNPGEISDNGIDDDENGYVDDVYGWDFVDDDWDPMDFNGHGTHCAGTIAGVGNNSAGVAGVMWKAEIMPVRALDTQGYGTVYHSIAAIKYATMMGADIISCSFGGAEGSQAYRDAIRASSALVVCAAGNDGTDNDALPMYPANYNSPNILSVAALDNQDKFAIFSNYGAISVHVAAPGVGILSTVPQWPAAYEDEITESSVNDWKTCSYLESANWSGGYMSGTDRYAMGVSGVNVSLTYFNASFCDLEDAELEFVTAYTLKEGTDKLQILVSSRDFSTYALYNDMIESDDCYIADVVTGSSHRAVVSRTVGLDRYATMLDGAPLYIGYLYYSRSPDSFAWLDRFAITRYTEPDEGYAYYSGTSMATPMVSGVAGLIKSVNQSLTAEETKQILIDSVDVLPSLEGKVSSGGRVNATRAVLMARSTLNSSTFDLNENGIDVDIGDVAYVYRLARDTESEPDLRADYVEPYGVVDLADAQYISDRYVVGVMLD from the coding sequence ATGAGAACATCGGGGATATTCCCCGCTCTTCTGGTCCTCATCTCCCTCCTGTCTCTTGTCACTCTGGTACAGGCTACAGGCTTCAGCGACGATGTCGTGCCTGATGCCTCCCTGTACCAACCTGACACAGTCATTGTACGGTTCGTTGTCCAGGCAGAGGATGGCCCTGCGCTCTGTTCTGTCTCGGAAAATGCCCATTCTGCACTCGGTGCAGACGTGGCCGACGATCTGAGCGACCTTGTGCCTGGCATGCAGGTTGTTGAACTTCCTGAAGATGTCTCTGTCGAAGAGGCTGTCGACTACTATAACAGACTCTCCAACGTCGAATATGCCGAACCGAACTATTATGTGCACGCCCTGAAGGAACCGGACGACCCCTACTTCGAGAAATTGTGGGGTATGAAGAACACCGGCCAGGTTCTGCAGGACGGCCAGAGTTTTGATGGCATGCTGATCTACTACAATGGTCAGGCCGGGACGCCAGGTGCCGACATGAAGGTCCCTGAGGCATGGAACATCACCACCGGTTCATCCAATGTGACCATTGCCGTCATCGATAGTGGGGTCATGTATACCCACACCGACCTCGCGGCCAACATTTGGAAAAATCCTGGTGAGATCTCGGATAACGGCATCGACGACGACGAGAATGGGTATGTCGACGATGTCTATGGCTGGGACTTTGTAGATGACGACTGGGATCCTATGGACTTCAATGGGCACGGGACACACTGTGCAGGTACCATCGCCGGTGTCGGGAACAACAGTGCCGGTGTCGCTGGGGTGATGTGGAAGGCAGAGATCATGCCTGTACGCGCCCTTGACACCCAGGGGTACGGGACGGTCTATCACTCCATTGCCGCCATCAAATATGCAACTATGATGGGGGCCGATATCATCAGCTGCTCGTTTGGCGGTGCCGAAGGGAGCCAGGCATACCGGGATGCGATCAGGGCCTCGTCGGCCCTGGTGGTCTGTGCCGCAGGCAATGACGGCACCGATAACGACGCCCTCCCCATGTACCCGGCAAATTACAACAGCCCCAATATTCTGTCGGTCGCTGCACTGGACAACCAGGATAAATTTGCTATCTTCTCCAATTATGGGGCGATCAGTGTCCATGTCGCGGCACCGGGCGTCGGGATCCTCTCCACAGTCCCACAATGGCCGGCGGCATATGAAGACGAGATCACTGAGTCGTCAGTGAATGACTGGAAGACATGCTCATATCTGGAGAGCGCAAACTGGAGCGGGGGCTACATGAGCGGGACAGACCGGTACGCGATGGGAGTGTCTGGAGTGAATGTCTCGTTGACTTACTTCAACGCCTCGTTTTGCGATCTGGAGGACGCCGAGTTGGAGTTTGTCACTGCATACACCCTCAAGGAGGGGACCGACAAACTTCAGATCCTTGTTTCCTCCAGGGATTTCAGCACCTATGCGTTGTATAATGATATGATCGAGAGCGACGATTGCTATATCGCCGACGTCGTTACCGGGAGTTCGCACCGGGCGGTCGTCTCAAGAACGGTTGGCCTGGACCGATATGCCACGATGCTTGATGGCGCACCCCTCTACATCGGGTATCTCTATTATTCCAGGAGCCCTGACAGCTTTGCCTGGCTTGATCGCTTTGCCATTACCAGATATACAGAGCCAGATGAAGGATATGCATACTACAGCGGCACGTCCATGGCGACGCCCATGGTCTCGGGCGTTGCAGGCCTGATAAAGTCGGTGAACCAGAGTCTGACCGCGGAGGAGACGAAGCAGATCCTGATCGACTCGGTGGACGTCCTCCCCTCTCTTGAAGGGAAAGTCTCCTCTGGTGGGAGAGTGAACGCAACCAGGGCGGTGCTGATGGCGCGGTCGACTCTAAATTCCTCGACTTTCGACCTCAATGAGAATGGGATTGATGTTGATATCGGGGATGTTGCGTATGTGTATCGCCTGGCCCGGGACACCGAATCTGAACCCGACCTTCGTGCCGATTATGTCGAGCCCTATGGTGTCGTCGACCTCGCCGACGCACAGTACATCTCAGACCGCTATGTGGTTGGTGTGATGTTAGACTGA
- the hxlA gene encoding 3-hexulose-6-phosphate synthase: MTRPKLQVALDILELHRAAQIAREAVAGGADWIEVGTPLIKSEGMAAVRELREAFPDHEIVADMKIADTGTMEVEMAAKAGASIVCVLADADDTVIAESVRAARLYGVRIMADLINVADPVKRSRDLEGLGVDIINAHVGIDQQMIGKSSVELLRSIAGEVSIPLAVAGGLNAATAAQAVEAGAEIVIVGGWIVKSGDVEDSAQKIRTALDDPSLVQPEKKSLDEEIRALLMAVSAPNVTDAMHRKGAMSGLFPLTRGVKAVGPAVTVQTFGGDWAKPVEAIDLCRPGDILVINNDGRTEIAPWGELATHSAKIQGISGILIDGAVRDVDDIRAMKYPLFARACVPNAGEAKGFGEINAEITCCGQHVSPGDWIIVDESGAVVIPKERAYEIARRALEVKKMEDRVREEIERGSTLAQVQELYKWEKK; encoded by the coding sequence ATGACACGCCCAAAACTCCAGGTGGCGCTTGATATCCTCGAGCTCCACCGTGCGGCCCAGATCGCCCGCGAGGCGGTCGCCGGCGGTGCTGACTGGATCGAGGTGGGGACGCCACTCATCAAGAGCGAGGGGATGGCGGCGGTGCGTGAACTCCGTGAAGCCTTCCCTGATCATGAGATCGTGGCCGACATGAAGATCGCCGACACCGGGACGATGGAGGTGGAGATGGCGGCCAAGGCCGGGGCAAGCATTGTATGTGTCCTGGCCGACGCCGACGATACGGTCATCGCCGAGTCGGTGCGGGCGGCCCGTCTCTATGGGGTGCGGATCATGGCCGACCTGATCAATGTGGCCGACCCCGTGAAGCGGTCACGGGACCTCGAAGGCCTGGGGGTGGACATCATCAATGCCCATGTCGGGATCGACCAGCAGATGATAGGGAAGAGTTCGGTCGAGCTTCTCAGGTCCATCGCCGGCGAAGTCTCGATTCCGCTGGCGGTCGCCGGGGGGCTGAACGCCGCGACCGCCGCCCAGGCCGTGGAGGCCGGGGCCGAGATCGTCATCGTCGGTGGATGGATTGTCAAGTCAGGGGACGTCGAGGACTCGGCACAGAAGATCAGGACTGCGCTCGATGACCCCTCTCTGGTGCAGCCAGAGAAGAAGAGCCTGGACGAGGAGATCAGGGCACTCCTGATGGCTGTCTCGGCGCCCAATGTCACCGATGCGATGCATCGGAAAGGGGCGATGAGCGGTCTCTTCCCGCTCACGAGAGGCGTGAAGGCCGTCGGCCCCGCGGTGACGGTCCAGACCTTTGGTGGGGACTGGGCGAAACCCGTGGAGGCGATCGACCTCTGCAGGCCTGGCGACATCCTCGTGATCAACAATGACGGCAGGACAGAGATCGCCCCCTGGGGCGAACTCGCCACCCACTCGGCGAAGATCCAGGGCATCAGCGGCATCCTCATCGACGGCGCTGTGCGGGACGTCGACGACATCAGGGCGATGAAGTATCCTCTCTTTGCCCGTGCCTGCGTCCCGAACGCCGGCGAGGCAAAAGGGTTTGGCGAGATCAATGCCGAGATCACCTGCTGCGGCCAACATGTCAGCCCTGGCGACTGGATCATCGTCGACGAGAGCGGCGCCGTCGTCATCCCGAAGGAGCGGGCCTACGAGATTGCCCGCCGCGCCCTTGAGGTGAAGAAGATGGAGGACCGCGTGCGCGAGGAGATCGAGCGCGGGAGCACCCTGGCGCAGGTGCAGGAATTGTATAAGTGGGAGAAGAAGTGA
- the gpmA gene encoding 2,3-diphosphoglycerate-dependent phosphoglycerate mutase, producing the protein MIKLVLLRHGESLWNKENKFTGWTDVDLSEKGVAEAHEAGKALKDAGFTFDLAHTSVLKRAIRTLWITLDEMDLMWIPVRRSWRLNERHYGGLQGLNKAETAKKFGDEQVFVWRRSYTTPPPPLEAEDPRFPGHDRRYAEVPADELPATECLADTVKRFLPLWEEEIVPELKAGKRVLIAAHGNSLRALVKHLDGVSDDEIARVNIPTGIPLIYELNDDLTPIRHYYLADEAKVKAAIEGVKKQGAAKK; encoded by the coding sequence ATGATCAAACTCGTCCTCTTACGCCATGGCGAGAGCCTCTGGAACAAGGAGAATAAGTTCACCGGGTGGACCGACGTCGACCTCTCTGAGAAGGGAGTCGCCGAGGCCCATGAGGCAGGGAAGGCCCTCAAAGATGCCGGGTTCACCTTCGACCTCGCCCACACCTCGGTCCTGAAGCGTGCCATCCGCACGCTCTGGATCACGCTTGATGAGATGGACCTGATGTGGATCCCGGTCCGCCGGTCATGGCGGCTGAACGAGCGGCACTATGGGGGTCTCCAGGGCCTGAACAAGGCCGAGACCGCAAAAAAATTCGGCGACGAGCAGGTCTTTGTCTGGCGCCGGAGTTACACCACCCCGCCGCCGCCCCTGGAGGCCGAGGACCCGCGCTTCCCAGGTCACGACCGCCGATATGCCGAGGTGCCCGCCGACGAACTCCCGGCGACCGAGTGCCTGGCCGATACGGTGAAGCGTTTCCTCCCGCTCTGGGAAGAGGAGATTGTCCCAGAACTGAAGGCCGGGAAACGGGTGCTCATCGCCGCCCACGGCAACAGTCTCCGCGCCCTGGTCAAGCACCTGGATGGGGTCTCTGACGACGAGATCGCCCGGGTCAATATCCCGACCGGCATCCCGCTCATCTACGAACTCAACGACGACCTCACCCCCATCCGCCACTACTATCTTGCCGACGAGGCGAAGGTGAAGGCGGCGATCGAGGGCGTGAAGAAGCAGGGCGCGGCGAAGAAATAA